A window from Thiomonas sp. FB-Cd encodes these proteins:
- a CDS encoding valine--tRNA ligase: MTELAKSFEPKDIEARWSAQWEQRGWFEPTLDATRPSFCIQLPPPNVTGTLHMGHAFNQTVMDALTRYHRMRGFNTLWVPGTDHAGIATQIVVERQLQQNSTTRHELGRDAFVRKIWEWKEQSGDTITSQMRRMGDSVSWSHQYFTMDDKLSKAVVETFVQLHEQGLIYRGKRLVNWDPVLRSAVSDLEVESAEEDGFLWHLRYPLADGSGSLLVATTRPETMLGDTAVMVHPDDARYRNLIGKHVRLPITGRLVPIIADAYVDKDFGTGVVKVTPAHDFNDYMVGQRHDLPTISVLNLDATINDQAPAAFRGLDRFEARKRIVAAFEAEGLLGEVKKHKLMVPRCTRTGQIVEPMLTDQWFVATTKPGPDGTSIAQKAIDVVESGEVKFVPENWVNTYNQWMRNIQDWCISRQLWWGHQIPAWYGDGGEIFVARSEEDAHAKAEAAGYTGPLRRDPDVLDTWYSSALVPFSTMGWPAQTQEMDLFLPSSVLVTGYDIIFFWVARMIMMTTHFTGKVPFRHVYIHGLVLDAHGKKMSKSEGNVLDPVDLMDGIALEPLLEKRTTGLRRPETAPAVRKATEKEFPEGIPAFGADALRFTFASMATLGRNINFDAKRCEGYRNFCNKLWNASRFVLMQVQGLSDFDRGLGVCNDSCGPEGYMHFSAADRWIASILQRAEQQVAQGFADYRLDFAAQAIYQFVWDEYCDWYVEIAKVQITTGTPAQQRAARRTLVRTLEAVLRLAHPFMPFMTEELWQTVAPLAGREGPSICIASYPQAQPEKIDAAAEAEIAALKQVVDACRNLRGELGVSPAKRLPLLACGDTSLVERHRAAVMALGKLSELRLFTDENSWADAVQAAPTMVVGQSRLALFVEVDMAAERERLSKEVARLQTEIAKAQSKLGNASFVERAPAAVVEQERRRLSDFHDLLAKVQEQLDRVPLAAA, encoded by the coding sequence ATGACAGAACTCGCTAAATCGTTCGAGCCCAAAGACATCGAAGCGCGCTGGAGCGCGCAATGGGAGCAGCGCGGCTGGTTTGAGCCCACGCTGGATGCCACACGCCCTTCCTTCTGCATCCAGCTTCCCCCACCCAACGTGACCGGCACGCTTCACATGGGGCACGCGTTTAATCAAACGGTGATGGATGCGCTTACGCGCTACCACCGCATGCGGGGATTCAACACCCTTTGGGTGCCCGGAACTGACCATGCCGGCATCGCCACGCAGATCGTTGTGGAGCGACAACTGCAGCAAAACAGCACGACCCGGCACGAACTTGGGCGGGACGCATTCGTGCGCAAGATTTGGGAATGGAAGGAGCAATCGGGCGACACCATTACGAGCCAAATGCGCCGCATGGGTGACTCGGTAAGCTGGTCCCATCAGTACTTCACCATGGATGACAAGTTGTCCAAGGCGGTAGTGGAGACCTTCGTTCAGCTACACGAACAGGGCCTGATCTACCGCGGCAAGCGCCTGGTGAATTGGGATCCGGTGTTGCGCAGCGCGGTAAGTGACCTGGAAGTGGAAAGCGCGGAAGAAGATGGCTTTCTCTGGCATTTGCGTTACCCCCTGGCGGACGGTTCGGGCTCGCTCCTCGTAGCCACCACTCGGCCCGAGACGATGCTTGGCGACACCGCAGTGATGGTCCACCCGGACGATGCGCGTTACCGCAATCTGATCGGCAAGCACGTCAGGCTTCCCATCACTGGGCGACTGGTGCCCATCATTGCCGACGCCTATGTCGACAAGGACTTCGGCACTGGAGTCGTGAAAGTCACTCCGGCGCATGATTTCAACGATTACATGGTGGGGCAACGGCATGATTTGCCCACGATTTCGGTTTTGAATCTGGATGCGACCATCAATGACCAGGCACCCGCCGCGTTCCGCGGCCTTGACCGCTTCGAGGCCCGCAAAAGGATCGTTGCGGCGTTCGAGGCTGAGGGACTGCTGGGGGAAGTGAAAAAGCACAAGCTGATGGTGCCGCGCTGCACACGCACTGGGCAGATCGTCGAGCCCATGCTCACCGACCAGTGGTTCGTCGCCACAACGAAACCGGGGCCCGACGGAACGAGTATCGCGCAAAAGGCCATCGATGTAGTCGAGAGCGGCGAGGTGAAATTCGTGCCCGAGAACTGGGTCAACACATATAACCAGTGGATGCGCAATATCCAGGATTGGTGCATATCGCGCCAGCTCTGGTGGGGCCACCAGATTCCCGCGTGGTATGGCGATGGTGGCGAGATATTTGTGGCGCGCAGCGAGGAAGATGCGCACGCCAAGGCCGAGGCCGCCGGATACACAGGCCCTCTCAGGCGCGATCCGGACGTTCTTGACACGTGGTACTCATCAGCACTCGTGCCATTCTCCACAATGGGCTGGCCCGCCCAAACGCAGGAAATGGACCTGTTTCTGCCATCCTCGGTATTGGTCACGGGCTATGACATCATTTTTTTCTGGGTGGCACGCATGATCATGATGACCACCCATTTCACAGGCAAGGTCCCGTTTCGCCATGTCTATATCCATGGCCTGGTTTTGGACGCACACGGCAAGAAGATGAGCAAGTCCGAGGGCAATGTGCTAGACCCCGTGGACCTCATGGATGGCATCGCGCTTGAACCTCTGCTTGAAAAGCGTACGACTGGCCTACGCCGGCCTGAGACGGCACCAGCCGTGCGCAAAGCCACGGAAAAGGAATTTCCTGAAGGCATTCCGGCCTTTGGTGCAGACGCACTACGTTTTACCTTTGCTTCGATGGCCACCCTCGGGCGCAACATCAATTTCGATGCCAAGCGTTGCGAGGGTTACCGCAATTTCTGCAACAAGCTGTGGAATGCTTCCCGCTTTGTGCTGATGCAAGTGCAGGGACTGTCGGATTTTGACCGTGGCTTGGGGGTGTGCAACGACTCCTGTGGACCCGAAGGCTACATGCATTTCTCAGCGGCTGACCGCTGGATCGCCTCGATCCTGCAGCGCGCCGAACAACAGGTCGCGCAAGGTTTCGCCGACTACCGTCTGGACTTTGCAGCACAGGCCATTTACCAGTTCGTATGGGACGAGTATTGCGACTGGTACGTCGAGATTGCCAAGGTACAGATCACGACTGGAACACCCGCGCAGCAACGCGCGGCACGTCGCACGCTGGTGCGCACGCTTGAGGCTGTATTGCGCCTGGCCCATCCGTTCATGCCCTTCATGACCGAGGAACTCTGGCAAACGGTAGCCCCGCTGGCCGGGCGTGAGGGTCCTTCAATCTGCATTGCGTCTTACCCGCAGGCCCAACCGGAGAAAATCGATGCTGCGGCGGAGGCGGAAATCGCAGCACTCAAGCAGGTGGTTGATGCCTGCCGCAATCTGCGTGGGGAACTGGGCGTGTCGCCAGCGAAAAGGCTACCCCTTTTGGCGTGTGGCGACACCTCGCTCGTTGAACGCCACCGTGCCGCGGTCATGGCCCTTGGCAAGCTTTCGGAGCTTCGCCTTTTCACCGATGAAAATTCCTGGGCCGACGCGGTGCAGGCGGCGCCGACCATGGTCGTAGGCCAAAGCAGGTTGGCCCTGTTCGTCGAAGTCGACATGGCGGCCGAGCGTGAACGTCTGTCCAAGGAAGTCGCGCGACTGCAAACCGAAATTGCCAAGGCACAAAGCAAGCTCGGCAATGCCAGCTTTGTCGAACGCGCGCCAGCGGCGGTCGTTGAGCAAGAGCGCAGGCGCTTGAGCGACTTTCATGACCTTCTTGCCAAAGTGCAGGAACAACTCGACCGCGTGCCGCTGGCCGCGGCCTGA
- a CDS encoding GMP reductase, producing MDIFDYENILLLPRRCRVGSRAECDPSLTFGGRKFRLPIVPANMKTVIDAHIARWLAAQGYFYIMHRFDVDAVAFARQMHEANLFTSISLGVKPSDRDVVDKLAAEGLGADFITIDIAHGHADSVQHMIAHIKHRLPRTFIIAGNIGTPESVIDLEGWGADATKVGIGPGKVCITRMKTGFGTGGWQLSALKWCARVATKPIIADGGIREHGDIAKSVRFGASMVMIGSMLAGHEESPGQTVEVDGQLYKEYFGSASEFNKGQRRNVEGKRILEPIKGRLADTLREMEEDLQSSISYAGGTQLADIRKVNYVILGQNNAGEHLLM from the coding sequence GTGGACATCTTCGATTATGAGAATATTTTGCTGCTTCCCAGGCGTTGTCGCGTGGGGAGCCGGGCTGAGTGCGACCCGTCCCTGACCTTTGGTGGGCGCAAGTTCCGGCTGCCTATCGTGCCCGCAAACATGAAGACCGTGATCGATGCACACATTGCGCGCTGGCTGGCCGCTCAAGGTTACTTTTACATCATGCACCGCTTCGACGTTGACGCCGTGGCGTTTGCGCGGCAGATGCACGAAGCGAATCTGTTCACATCCATCTCGCTGGGGGTCAAGCCTTCGGACCGGGACGTCGTCGACAAGCTTGCTGCCGAGGGCCTTGGCGCTGACTTCATCACCATTGATATCGCTCACGGCCATGCTGACAGCGTGCAGCACATGATCGCCCATATCAAGCATCGCCTTCCGCGAACTTTCATCATTGCCGGCAACATTGGCACGCCAGAGTCAGTGATTGACCTGGAAGGCTGGGGCGCGGACGCAACCAAGGTGGGCATTGGTCCGGGCAAGGTGTGCATCACGCGGATGAAAACCGGGTTCGGCACCGGCGGCTGGCAGCTCTCGGCGTTGAAGTGGTGTGCACGCGTGGCGACCAAACCAATTATTGCGGATGGCGGTATCCGGGAGCACGGCGATATTGCCAAGAGCGTGAGATTCGGCGCCTCGATGGTCATGATCGGATCCATGCTGGCCGGGCACGAGGAATCTCCGGGGCAGACAGTGGAAGTCGATGGCCAGCTCTACAAGGAGTACTTTGGAAGCGCCTCGGAGTTCAACAAGGGCCAACGGCGCAACGTCGAGGGCAAGCGCATCCTGGAGCCAATCAAGGGCCGGCTTGCCGATACGCTCAGGGAGATGGAAGAAGACCTGCAAAGCTCCATCTCCTACGCGGGAGGGACGCAGTTGGCAGATATCCGCAAGGTGAATTACGTCATCCTCGGTCAGAATAATGCAGGCGAGCATCTTTTGATGTAA
- a CDS encoding UvrD-helicase domain-containing protein — translation MSDLLAHLNPEQLAAVTLPPENALILAGAGSGKTRVLTTRIAWLISTGQVSPAGILAVTFTNKAAKEMLARLSAMLPMPVRGMWVGTFHGLCNRFLRAHWKAAGLSQTFQILDAQDQLSAVKRLLKSLNVDEQRAPPKQVAWFINDCKENGMRAKDCDVRDAQSRLLAEIYAAYEAQCQREGVVDFAELLLRTYEVLRDHADIRQHYRTRFRHVLVDEFQDTNRLQYQWLKLLAGPGDKQASSVVAVGDDDQSIYAFRGANVGNMDDYQREFHVHRIIKLEHNYRSHANILDAANYLIAHNARRLGKNLRTDAGAGELVRVIEQPTDQQEAAWLVEEIRLLLRDGFSRDQIAILYRSNAQSRVIEGALFNAAIPYRVYGGLRFFERAEVKHALAYLRLLDNAQDDNAFLRVVNFPPRGIGARTLEQLQDAARLRQVPLVDAISALGGRGAASLQAFVEMLARARADCAALSLPNLVRHALELSGLLAHYRSERDGQDRVENLEELVNAAAAFVTQEGFGLDAEALTLQPLSEQALSNLQAVDPATGETLSPLSAFLTHAALEAGDNQAQAGQDAVQMMTVHAAKGLEFDVVFITGLEEGLFPHENAMNEADGIEEERRLMYVAITRARKRLYLSHAQSRILHGQTRYNLRSRFLEELPEGTLKWLSGRAVGGGFGPSIGLSIRSPWQDAPAAPFTPAENFQPQSTPGLRVGQSVFHTKFGEGVILTLEGRGADARAQVRFNRHGPKWLALSIAKLTVVN, via the coding sequence ATGTCCGATCTATTGGCTCACCTCAATCCAGAGCAGCTTGCTGCTGTCACGCTGCCACCGGAAAACGCGCTAATTTTGGCGGGTGCCGGAAGCGGGAAAACACGTGTCCTGACCACCCGTATTGCTTGGCTCATCTCAACCGGGCAGGTGTCGCCGGCCGGGATCCTGGCGGTGACGTTTACCAACAAGGCGGCAAAGGAGATGCTTGCGCGGCTGTCGGCCATGTTGCCCATGCCCGTGCGTGGCATGTGGGTGGGGACATTTCACGGCCTATGCAATCGGTTTTTGCGGGCGCATTGGAAAGCGGCTGGTCTGTCGCAGACGTTCCAGATTCTTGACGCGCAGGATCAACTCTCGGCTGTCAAGCGACTGCTGAAAAGCCTGAACGTGGATGAGCAGCGCGCGCCGCCCAAGCAGGTGGCTTGGTTCATCAACGACTGCAAGGAAAATGGCATGCGCGCGAAGGACTGCGATGTGCGCGATGCCCAGAGCCGCCTGTTGGCAGAGATCTACGCAGCCTACGAGGCGCAGTGTCAGCGCGAGGGTGTGGTGGACTTCGCCGAGCTGCTGCTGCGCACATACGAGGTGCTTCGCGATCACGCTGACATCCGCCAGCATTATCGGACCCGTTTCCGCCATGTCCTGGTCGATGAGTTCCAGGACACGAACCGTCTGCAGTACCAGTGGCTTAAGCTGCTGGCCGGGCCGGGGGACAAGCAAGCGAGCAGCGTGGTAGCCGTGGGTGATGACGACCAAAGTATCTACGCCTTTCGCGGGGCGAATGTGGGCAACATGGATGACTACCAGCGCGAGTTCCATGTGCACCGCATTATCAAGCTCGAGCATAACTACCGTTCGCACGCCAACATTCTTGATGCTGCGAACTACCTCATTGCGCACAACGCCCGCCGCTTAGGTAAGAACCTGAGGACCGATGCCGGCGCAGGCGAGTTGGTCCGAGTGATCGAGCAGCCCACGGATCAGCAGGAAGCAGCTTGGCTCGTCGAGGAGATCCGTCTGCTGCTGCGCGACGGATTTTCGCGTGACCAGATCGCCATTCTCTATCGCTCCAACGCGCAGTCACGTGTGATTGAAGGGGCGCTGTTCAATGCAGCGATTCCCTACCGTGTCTACGGTGGCCTGCGCTTTTTCGAACGCGCAGAAGTCAAGCATGCGCTTGCCTACCTGCGCCTGCTCGACAATGCCCAGGACGACAACGCATTTTTGCGTGTGGTGAACTTTCCTCCGCGCGGAATTGGCGCACGTACCCTGGAGCAGTTGCAGGATGCCGCTCGATTGCGCCAGGTGCCCCTTGTCGATGCCATCTCTGCGCTCGGTGGGCGGGGCGCCGCGAGCCTCCAGGCTTTTGTCGAGATGTTGGCTAGAGCTCGCGCGGACTGCGCAGCATTGTCCCTTCCGAATCTTGTGCGCCATGCGCTGGAACTCTCGGGGCTGCTCGCGCATTACCGCAGCGAGCGCGATGGGCAGGACAGGGTGGAAAACCTCGAGGAACTGGTCAACGCTGCTGCTGCTTTCGTCACGCAGGAGGGCTTCGGGCTGGACGCGGAGGCACTTACGCTGCAGCCGCTGTCGGAGCAGGCGCTGAGCAACCTTCAGGCCGTTGATCCCGCCACGGGTGAGACGCTGTCTCCGCTGAGCGCTTTTCTCACCCATGCCGCGTTGGAAGCGGGTGACAATCAGGCGCAGGCCGGACAAGACGCAGTGCAGATGATGACTGTGCATGCCGCCAAGGGTCTGGAGTTTGACGTTGTTTTCATTACGGGACTCGAAGAGGGTTTGTTTCCTCATGAAAACGCGATGAACGAGGCCGATGGCATCGAGGAGGAGCGAAGACTGATGTATGTAGCCATCACCCGCGCGCGCAAGCGCCTTTACCTGAGCCATGCGCAAAGCCGAATCTTGCATGGCCAGACGCGGTACAACCTGCGCAGCCGCTTCTTGGAGGAACTGCCCGAAGGCACGCTCAAGTGGCTTTCAGGCCGGGCCGTGGGTGGTGGATTCGGCCCATCCATTGGATTGAGCATTCGCTCGCCATGGCAGGATGCACCGGCCGCGCCGTTCACACCGGCGGAGAATTTTCAACCGCAATCGACGCCCGGCTTGCGCGTCGGTCAGTCGGTATTCCACACCAAGTTCGGTGAGGGTGTCATCCTGACACTTGAAGGTCGTGGGGCGGACGCCCGCGCCCAGGTGCGCTTCAATCGGCACGGCCCGAAGTGGCTGGCGCTCAGCATTGCCAAGCTCACAGTGGTCAATTGA
- a CDS encoding TPM domain-containing protein encodes MVSSDLARFARHAFFPAARVHVLFPRRAMQAITQAVHDAERLHGGEIRVAIEGTLDWPELLRGVTPRQRAVELFSLLRVWDTEHNDGVLIYLLLAEHAVEIVCDRRLTSKVAPAQWQSVCQDMEEQLSAGRHLEAVLRGIAGLTTLLAEHAPNSGGAKRNELPDSPVVVKR; translated from the coding sequence ATGGTAAGTAGCGATCTGGCACGCTTTGCGCGCCACGCATTCTTTCCCGCCGCGAGGGTACACGTGCTGTTCCCCCGCCGCGCAATGCAGGCCATCACGCAGGCCGTGCATGACGCCGAACGCCTGCACGGAGGCGAAATCCGCGTGGCGATCGAGGGCACGCTGGACTGGCCCGAATTGCTACGCGGGGTCACGCCCCGCCAGCGCGCAGTCGAACTGTTCTCGCTGTTGCGGGTGTGGGATACCGAACACAACGACGGGGTGTTGATCTACCTTCTACTCGCTGAGCACGCAGTGGAAATCGTGTGCGACCGCCGCCTCACGTCGAAGGTCGCCCCCGCACAATGGCAGTCCGTATGCCAAGACATGGAAGAGCAACTCAGCGCGGGCCGGCACCTGGAAGCTGTTCTCCGTGGCATCGCCGGGCTGACCACACTGCTTGCCGAGCATGCGCCGAATTCGGGCGGCGCCAAGCGAAATGAATTGCCGGATTCCCCAGTCGTGGTCAAGCGTTGA
- a CDS encoding YgcG family protein has product MMRHTASRLLWGALLWLSSLVPAWALVAVPPLTAPVTDLTRTLSTQQVQQLDAQLVGFSARKGSQIAVLIVPTTRPESIEQYSIRVTGIWKLGRKGVDDGVLVLVAKDDHAVRIEVGYGLEGTIPDASAKRIIAEDITPRFRLGDYDGGIQAGVARLMQLIEGEALPPAPAQVQRAHSQQGSPIELGLFIIFGAIILGHALSAALGRLLGAGASAAVAGVTGWLLAGSGLLGLLAALIAFVVVFSGIRIGGWPGGFGGGGFGGGGGGLGGGYSGGGGGFGGGGASGRW; this is encoded by the coding sequence ATGATGCGGCATACTGCCTCCCGCTTGCTATGGGGCGCGCTCCTATGGCTTTCGTCGCTGGTACCTGCGTGGGCTCTGGTTGCCGTTCCGCCCCTCACCGCACCGGTGACTGATCTCACAAGGACCTTGAGCACGCAACAGGTTCAGCAGTTGGATGCACAACTCGTGGGGTTCTCGGCGCGCAAAGGGAGCCAGATCGCGGTACTTATCGTGCCCACCACGCGACCGGAGAGCATCGAGCAATACTCAATTCGCGTCACCGGCATCTGGAAGCTGGGCCGGAAAGGCGTCGACGACGGCGTGCTGGTGCTGGTCGCCAAGGATGACCATGCAGTGCGCATTGAGGTGGGCTACGGACTGGAGGGGACGATTCCAGACGCCAGTGCCAAGCGCATCATCGCCGAGGACATCACGCCGCGATTTCGCCTTGGCGACTATGACGGAGGAATCCAGGCTGGGGTAGCGCGGCTGATGCAACTGATCGAAGGCGAAGCGCTTCCGCCAGCGCCGGCCCAAGTGCAGCGGGCGCATTCACAGCAGGGGTCACCCATCGAACTCGGCCTGTTCATCATATTCGGCGCCATCATCCTCGGCCATGCGCTCAGCGCCGCGCTCGGCCGGCTGCTGGGTGCAGGCGCCTCAGCTGCTGTTGCTGGCGTAACTGGGTGGTTGCTCGCCGGCTCAGGTTTGTTGGGGCTGTTGGCCGCTCTGATTGCGTTTGTTGTCGTATTCAGCGGCATCCGCATTGGCGGCTGGCCCGGAGGCTTCGGCGGAGGCGGTTTTGGCGGGGGCGGGGGAGGTCTTGGCGGGGGCTATTCCGGCGGCGGCGGGGGCTTTGGCGGCGGCGGCGCATCGGGACGATGGTAA
- a CDS encoding LemA family protein, with amino-acid sequence MRPLRLIAALLLLASSLSGCGYNALQRQDEQVKASWAEVLNQYQRRADLVPNLVATVKGYASHEKEVLTAVTEARASVGSVSATPELVNDPQAFAKFQAAQQQMTSALSRLIAVSENYPQLKADASFRDLQAQLEGTENRITVARMRYIEAVQAYNNTVRQFPSNLTATALGYKTKPSFTVDNESVIATPPKVDFGTVAPRPKPAASN; translated from the coding sequence ATGCGACCACTCCGTCTAATTGCCGCCCTGCTTCTGCTTGCTTCAAGTCTCAGTGGTTGCGGCTACAACGCTCTGCAGCGGCAGGACGAGCAGGTCAAAGCCTCGTGGGCTGAGGTACTCAACCAATACCAGCGCCGAGCCGATCTCGTACCGAACCTGGTCGCAACGGTCAAGGGATACGCCAGCCATGAAAAGGAAGTTCTTACGGCCGTGACAGAGGCGCGCGCGTCCGTCGGTTCGGTCAGCGCCACGCCTGAACTCGTGAACGACCCGCAAGCCTTTGCCAAATTTCAGGCGGCTCAACAACAGATGACCAGTGCCCTGTCGCGCCTCATCGCTGTGTCCGAGAACTATCCGCAACTCAAGGCCGACGCATCGTTTCGCGACCTGCAAGCGCAGCTCGAGGGCACGGAAAACCGCATCACCGTTGCCCGCATGCGCTATATCGAGGCGGTGCAGGCCTACAACAACACGGTACGTCAGTTCCCGAGCAACCTCACGGCCACGGCGCTCGGCTATAAGACCAAGCCAAGCTTCACGGTCGACAACGAAAGCGTGATCGCCACACCCCCCAAGGTCGATTTTGGCACTGTTGCGCCAAGACCTAAGCCCGCAGCATCGAATTGA
- a CDS encoding BPSS1780 family membrane protein — MQLRTVPAREGLSWVKLGFIWLLRQPWSVLLMMSSYILAVGLFSMLPVLGGLVPLLVVQIATLGFMLASRKIAVGETVWPTVLLAGLRTARPRVRALLMLGVLYTAAVVGVLALASWVDGGALLRLLLFGAMPSAALVKSGALRIAALLATLAYVPVSMAFWFAPPLVSWWGMGPWQALFTSFIIVLGNLRAFMLYSIQWFLLFSAVPIIIVLLAQLAGASAEAATLLSLPVALFLFLAFILSFYASVRSLIPGPGPDVAAPPPSTAQEPN, encoded by the coding sequence ATGCAACTGCGTACCGTCCCCGCCCGCGAGGGCCTGAGCTGGGTCAAGCTGGGTTTCATCTGGCTACTGCGCCAACCTTGGAGCGTGCTGCTCATGATGAGTAGCTACATCCTCGCGGTGGGCCTGTTCTCCATGCTACCGGTGCTCGGCGGGCTGGTTCCACTCCTGGTTGTGCAGATTGCCACTTTGGGCTTCATGCTTGCCTCTCGAAAAATCGCCGTGGGCGAAACGGTGTGGCCCACAGTCCTATTGGCTGGGTTACGCACGGCTCGCCCACGTGTCCGCGCCTTGCTCATGCTCGGCGTACTCTATACGGCGGCCGTCGTTGGCGTTCTAGCGCTTGCATCCTGGGTGGACGGCGGCGCGCTGTTGCGACTGCTACTGTTTGGCGCCATGCCGTCTGCCGCGCTAGTCAAGAGCGGGGCCTTGCGCATCGCGGCATTACTGGCAACGCTGGCCTATGTGCCGGTGTCCATGGCGTTCTGGTTCGCCCCGCCCTTGGTGAGTTGGTGGGGCATGGGCCCGTGGCAGGCGCTCTTCACAAGCTTCATCATCGTGCTAGGCAACCTGCGCGCGTTCATGCTCTATAGCATCCAGTGGTTCCTGCTCTTTTCCGCCGTCCCCATCATCATCGTGCTTTTGGCCCAGTTAGCCGGAGCCAGCGCGGAAGCCGCCACGTTACTAAGCCTGCCCGTGGCGCTGTTCTTGTTTCTCGCCTTCATTCTTTCTTTCTATGCAAGCGTGCGCAGCCTGATTCCTGGCCCTGGTCCAGACGTCGCGGCGCCACCTCCAAGCACTGCGCAAGAGCCAAACTGA